One genomic window of Drosophila virilis strain 15010-1051.87 unplaced genomic scaffold, Dvir_AGI_RSII-ME tig00001479, whole genome shotgun sequence includes the following:
- the AlkB gene encoding nucleic acid dioxygenase ALKBH1 isoform X3 gives MNITELHMREYLNIPIGLRPLHMWRCYMLKNHPGLLVIRNPFTFTGQRYWIARSLRDYPLAPNIVNLDAKHFSSNTVSDWWRELHKCTEKSIAHRLKTSMRWTTLGYHYNWDTKAYDEAMHTLFPIDLFSLSQYFAYVLGFPNYIPQAGIINYYPIGTCLSGHTDHSELNHEAPLFSYSFGQTAIFLIGQNTQEEQPSALFLRSGDVLTMSRESRLCYHAVPRVMKTQKEPWNDFLTIPQWKSKEFFNNSMNFELYDQVTDTCFWMPFNRYIADSRININVRQVFSSDDCL, from the exons ATGAACATCACTGAATTACATATGCGGGAATACCTAAATATACCAATTGGCTTGCGACCACTGCATATGTGGCGGTGCTATATGCTTAAAAACCATCCTGGTCTTTTGGTCATCAGAAATCCATTTACATTCACTGGTCAGCGTTATTGGATAGCTCGAAGTCTGCGGGATTACCCTCTTGCTCCAAACATCGTGAACTTGGatgcaaaacatttttcatcTAATACTGTATCTGACTGGTGGAGAGAGTTACATAAGTGCACTGAGAAAAGTATTGCTCACCGTCTTAAGACTTCAATGCGCTGGACAACATTGGGGTATCATTACAACTGGGATACCAAAGCTTACGATGAGGCCATGCACACATTGTTCCCAATTGACTTGTTTAGCTTATCCCAATATTTTGCTTATGTCTTAGGCTTTCCAAATTACATCCCACAAGCCGGTATTATTAATTACTACCCTATTGGCACTTGCTTATCTGGTCACACTGATCATTCGGAATTGAATCATGAAGCGCCGCTATTTTCATACAG TTTCGGACAAACTGCtatttttcttataggtcAAAACACACAAGAAGAGCAACCTAGTGCTTTGTTTCTTCGTAGTGGAGATGTTTTAACTATGTCTAGGGAATCGCGTCTTTGTTATCATGCTGTACCACGCGTCATGAAAACACAGAAAGAACCATGGAATGATTTTCTTACAATACCTCAATGGAAAAGCAAGGAATTCTTTAACAATTCAATGAATTTTGAATTGTACGATCAGGTTACTGATACGTGCTTTTGGATGCCGTTTAACCGTTATATCGCCGACTCAcgcattaatattaatgtgCGTCAGGTTTTTTCTTCAGATGATTGCCtttga
- the AlkB gene encoding RNA-directed DNA polymerase from mobile element jockey isoform X1: MIQFGFGFRKQHGTPEQLHRVVNYALEAIEKKEYAVAVFLDIQQAFDRVWHPGLLYKAKRLLTPQLFQVIKSFLEGRTFRVADDGCKSSIKSIEAGVPQGSVLGPTLYSIFSADIPNHMAITSVDKSDTLIATYADDTAVLTKSSCILLAKSALQEFLDAFQEWASKWNVCINAGKCANVTFTNRVQNCPVVSLNGRVLDHSLAHRYLGVILARSLTFERHVTSLQQQYRAKLNKMSWLLSAKNKLSLENKVKIYKCILAASLFYAIQVYGITAKSHLNKIRVLQAKTLRMISGSPWYIRTRNIERDLKLPKIGDRIQVIAQKYTERLGAHPNSLARRLNTACNRTRVRRRLKRHHPQDLLNRILT, encoded by the coding sequence ATGATTCaatttggatttggatttcgcaagCAGCATGGCACTCCAGAACAGCTGCATAGAGTTGTCAACTATGCGCTAGAGGCCATAGAGAAGAAAGAGTATGCGGTCGCTGTCTTCCTGGACATACAGCAAGCTTTCGACAGGGTGTGGCACCCAGGACTTCTTTACAAAGCCAAGAGACTCTTAACCCCCCAGCTGTTCCAGGTTATAAAGAGCTTCTTAGAAGGGCGCACATTCCGAGTGGCTGACGATGGGTGCAAGTCCTCCATTAAATCAATCGAGGCTGGCGTTCCCCAGGGCAGTGTTCTAGGCCCCACACTGTACTCGATATTTTCAGCGGATATACCAAACCATATGGCAATCACCTCAGTCGACAAAAGCGATACGCTAATAGCGACCTACGCCGACGACACTGCGGTGCTCACAAAAAGCAGTTGCATACTACTAGCCAAAAGTGCACTGCAGGAGTTTTTGGACGCATTCCAGGAATGGGCATCGAAATGGAATGTGTGCATAAACGCAGGTAAATGTGCAAACGTGACTTTCACAAATCGAGTGCAAAACTGCCCAGTCGTATCACTTAATGGAAGAGTACTGGATCATTCACTTGCGCACAGGTACTTAGGTGTCATCCTAGCCAGAAGCCTTACCTTCGAAAGACATGTCACGTCACTGCAGCAACAATATAGAGCCAAATTAAACAAGATGTCCTGGTTACTCTCcgccaaaaacaaattgtcgCTGGAGAACAAGGTCAAAATATACAAGTGCATTTTAGCTGCCAGCCTATTCTATGCCATACAGGTGTACGGTATTACTGCCAAGTCGCACCTGAATAAGATCCGTGTGCTACAAGCTAAGACCTTGAGGATGATCTCTGGGTCTCCATGGTACATAAGGACACGTAACATTGAGCGCGACCTTAAGCTGCCCAAAATAGGTGACAGAATTCAAGTGATTGCCCAAAAATACACGGAGAGGCTAGGAGCTCATCCAAACAGTTTAGCTAGACGCCTAAATACTGCCTGTAACCGTACAAGAGTAAGGAGGAGACTCAAACGCCATCACCCTCAAGATCTCCTGAACCGGATCTTGACATAA
- the AlkB gene encoding RNA-directed DNA polymerase from mobile element jockey isoform X4 — translation MGIEMECVHKRRYLGVILARSLTFERHVTSLQQQYRAKLNKMSWLLSAKNKLSLENKVKIYKCILAASLFYAIQVYGITAKSHLNKIRVLQAKTLRMISGSPWYIRTRNIERDLKLPKIGDRIQVIAQKYTERLGAHPNSLARRLNTACNRTRVRRRLKRHHPQDLLNRILT, via the exons ATGGGCATCGAAATGGAATGTGTGCATAAACGCAG GTACTTAGGTGTCATCCTAGCCAGAAGCCTTACCTTCGAAAGACATGTCACGTCACTGCAGCAACAATATAGAGCCAAATTAAACAAGATGTCCTGGTTACTCTCcgccaaaaacaaattgtcgCTGGAGAACAAGGTCAAAATATACAAGTGCATTTTAGCTGCCAGCCTATTCTATGCCATACAGGTGTACGGTATTACTGCCAAGTCGCACCTGAATAAGATCCGTGTGCTACAAGCTAAGACCTTGAGGATGATCTCTGGGTCTCCATGGTACATAAGGACACGTAACATTGAGCGCGACCTTAAGCTGCCCAAAATAGGTGACAGAATTCAAGTGATTGCCCAAAAATACACGGAGAGGCTAGGAGCTCATCCAAACAGTTTAGCTAGACGCCTAAATACTGCCTGTAACCGTACAAGAGTAAGGAGGAGACTCAAACGCCATCACCCTCAAGATCTCCTGAACCGGATCTTGACATAA